A section of the Pseudomonas sp. Q1-7 genome encodes:
- a CDS encoding OmpA family protein — MKLKNTLGVAIGSLVAAFSLNALAQGQGAVEVEAFGKRYFTDSSRDLENGNLYGGSVGYYLTDDVSLALSYGEYHDMTSEDSFGVNGHKDIKGNLASLDAIYHFGTPGVGLRPYVSAGFAHQNISNIPPRTGRDHSTFANVGTGLKYYFTENFFAKASLDGMYNLDAQEAEWMAGVGVGVNFGGSTKQAEPAPAPVAEVCADSDNDGVCDNVDKCPDTPANVTVDADGCPAVAEVVRVELDVKFDFDKSKVKEESYGDIKNLADFMNQYPATTTTVEGHTDSVGTDAYNQKLSERRADAVRDVLVDQYGVGSERVNAVGYGESRPVADNATAEGRAINRRVEAEVEAQAK, encoded by the coding sequence ATGAAACTGAAAAACACCTTAGGCGTAGCCATTGGCTCTCTTGTTGCCGCTTTTTCGCTGAACGCGCTGGCTCAGGGCCAAGGCGCAGTTGAGGTGGAAGCGTTCGGTAAGCGTTACTTCACCGACAGTTCTCGCGATCTCGAGAACGGCAACCTGTACGGCGGCTCGGTAGGCTACTACCTGACCGACGACGTCTCCCTGGCTCTGTCGTATGGCGAATACCACGACATGACCTCCGAAGACTCCTTCGGCGTCAATGGCCACAAGGACATCAAAGGCAACCTGGCTTCCCTGGATGCCATCTACCACTTCGGCACCCCGGGTGTCGGCCTGCGCCCGTACGTTTCTGCCGGCTTCGCCCATCAGAACATCAGCAACATTCCGCCGCGCACCGGTCGTGACCACAGCACCTTCGCCAACGTGGGTACTGGTCTGAAGTACTACTTCACCGAGAACTTCTTCGCCAAGGCCAGCCTGGACGGCATGTACAACCTGGATGCCCAGGAAGCCGAGTGGATGGCTGGTGTTGGCGTTGGCGTCAACTTCGGCGGCTCCACCAAGCAAGCCGAGCCGGCCCCGGCTCCGGTCGCCGAAGTTTGCGCAGACAGCGACAACGACGGCGTGTGCGACAACGTCGACAAGTGCCCGGACACCCCGGCCAACGTCACCGTTGACGCCGATGGCTGCCCGGCTGTTGCCGAGGTGGTACGCGTTGAACTGGACGTGAAGTTCGACTTCGACAAGTCCAAGGTCAAGGAAGAAAGCTACGGTGACATCAAGAACCTGGCTGATTTCATGAACCAGTACCCGGCCACCACCACCACCGTTGAAGGTCACACCGACTCCGTGGGCACCGACGCCTACAACCAGAAGCTGTCCGAGCGTCGTGCTGACGCTGTTCGCGATGTACTGGTCGACCAGTACGGTGTAGGCAGCGAGCGCGTCAACGCTGTTGGCTACGGCGAATCCCGCCCGGTTGCCGATAACGCTACCGCTGAAGGTCGCGCCATCAACCGTCGTGTAGAAGCTGAAGTGGAAGCCCAGGCCAAGTAA
- the sigX gene encoding RNA polymerase sigma factor SigX, which translates to MNKPQSLSLRYDPRELSDEELVERAHVELFHVTRAYEELMRRYQRTLFNVCARYLGNDRDADDVCQEVMLKVLYGLKNFEGKSKFKTWLYSITYNECITQYRKERRKRRLLDALSLDPLEEASDEKAPKVEERGGLERWLVHVNPIDREILVLRFVAELEFQEIADIMHMGLSATKMRYKRALDRLREKFSGLAET; encoded by the coding sequence TTGAACAAGCCCCAATCGCTGTCCTTGCGCTATGACCCACGCGAGCTCTCTGACGAGGAGCTGGTGGAGCGCGCGCATGTCGAGCTGTTCCACGTCACTCGCGCCTATGAAGAGTTGATGCGACGCTACCAGCGCACCTTATTCAACGTTTGCGCCCGTTATTTAGGGAATGATCGGGACGCGGATGATGTCTGTCAGGAAGTGATGCTGAAGGTACTTTATGGATTGAAAAACTTCGAAGGCAAGTCGAAGTTCAAGACATGGCTATATAGCATTACGTATAACGAGTGTATTACCCAATACCGAAAAGAGCGCCGAAAACGCCGTTTGCTCGATGCGCTTAGTCTGGATCCGTTGGAGGAAGCGTCTGACGAGAAAGCGCCGAAGGTAGAGGAGCGCGGGGGGCTCGAGCGATGGTTGGTACATGTCAATCCCATCGATAGGGAAATTCTGGTGCTGCGATTTGTCGCAGAGCTGGAGTTCCAGGAGATCGCAGACATTATGCATATGGGCTTGAGCGCCACGAAGATGCGCTACAAGCGTGCATTGGATCGTCTGCGCGAAAAATTTTCCGGCCTTGCTGAAACTTAG
- a CDS encoding mechanosensitive ion channel family protein: MEFDPWTQGLVNAMTSVWTPVAGFIPRLFGALVVVLLGFVVAKLLDTLLSKLLAKVGLDRLMAGTGLTKMLARAGIQVPVSTLIGKIVYWFVLLIFLVSAAESLGLDRVSATLDVLALYLPKVLGAALVLLAGVLLAQLVSGLVRGAAEGVGLEYAHGLGRIAQGLVIIISISVAIGQLEVKTDLLNNVIAIVLISFGLAAALALGLGSREIAGQILAGIYVRELYQVGQQVKVGDVEGQIEEIGTVKTLLLTEEGELVSVSNRTLLDQRVTSR, translated from the coding sequence ATGGAATTCGACCCCTGGACCCAAGGACTCGTTAACGCCATGACCTCGGTGTGGACACCGGTGGCGGGCTTCATTCCACGCCTGTTCGGCGCGCTGGTGGTGGTGCTGCTGGGCTTCGTGGTGGCCAAGCTGCTCGATACCCTGCTGTCCAAGCTGCTGGCCAAGGTGGGGCTGGATCGCCTGATGGCGGGCACCGGCCTGACCAAGATGTTGGCTCGCGCCGGCATCCAGGTGCCGGTATCCACCCTGATCGGCAAGATCGTCTACTGGTTCGTGCTGCTCATTTTCCTCGTGTCCGCCGCCGAATCCCTCGGCCTGGATCGCGTGTCCGCCACCCTCGACGTGCTGGCGCTGTACCTGCCCAAGGTCCTGGGTGCCGCCCTGGTGCTGCTGGCGGGCGTGCTGTTGGCGCAACTGGTCAGCGGCCTGGTGCGCGGCGCCGCCGAAGGCGTGGGTCTGGAATACGCCCACGGTCTGGGCCGAATCGCCCAGGGCCTGGTCATCATCATCAGCATCTCCGTGGCCATTGGCCAACTGGAGGTCAAGACCGACCTGTTGAACAATGTCATCGCCATTGTGCTGATTTCCTTCGGCTTGGCGGCGGCGCTGGCCCTGGGGCTCGGCAGCCGTGAGATCGCCGGGCAGATCCTTGCCGGCATTTATGTGCGCGAGCTCTATCAGGTTGGGCAACAAGTGAAGGTGGGTGATGTCGAAGGGCAGATCGAAGAGATCGGCACGGTGAAGACTCTGCTGCTCACCGAGGAAGGTGAGCTGGTATCGGTGTCGAACCGCACTTTGCTCGATCAACGGGTAACCAGCCGCTAA
- a CDS encoding CrfX protein has translation MRMHDPFEESLRDLLKASPHSDHDDDATLGRVLKTANRQVGAGDLFSLMGHWLETLMMALNNGSPHLAPVSRRNASVRSADKAD, from the coding sequence GTGCGCATGCACGATCCGTTCGAAGAATCCCTGCGGGATTTGCTCAAGGCCTCTCCGCACTCCGATCACGACGACGACGCGACCTTGGGCCGTGTGCTCAAGACCGCCAACCGGCAAGTCGGGGCGGGGGATCTGTTCAGCCTCATGGGCCACTGGCTGGAAACCCTGATGATGGCCCTTAACAATGGCTCGCCCCACCTGGCGCCTGTTTCGCGCCGCAACGCTTCTGTCCGTTCTGCAGATAAGGCTGATTGA
- the rraA gene encoding ribonuclease E activity regulator RraA has translation MQYVTPDLCDAYPDLVQVVEPMFSNFGGRDSFGGEIVTVKCFEDNSLVKEQVDLPGKGKVLVVDGGGSLRRALLGDMLAEKAANNGWEGIVVYGCIRDVDVIAQTDLGVQALASHPMKTDKRGIGDLNVAVTFGGVTFRPGDYVYADNNGIIISPKPLEMPA, from the coding sequence ATGCAATACGTTACCCCTGATCTGTGCGATGCCTATCCGGACCTGGTCCAGGTTGTCGAGCCCATGTTCAGCAATTTCGGTGGCCGCGATTCCTTTGGCGGCGAGATCGTCACTGTCAAATGCTTCGAGGACAATTCCCTGGTCAAGGAGCAGGTCGACCTGCCTGGCAAGGGCAAGGTGCTGGTGGTGGATGGTGGCGGCTCCCTGCGTCGCGCACTGCTCGGCGACATGCTGGCCGAGAAAGCCGCGAACAACGGTTGGGAAGGAATCGTGGTCTACGGCTGCATCCGTGACGTCGACGTGATCGCCCAGACCGACCTGGGCGTCCAGGCCCTGGCCAGCCACCCGATGAAGACAGACAAGCGCGGGATCGGCGACCTGAATGTGGCGGTCACCTTCGGTGGTGTCACTTTCCGGCCGGGTGACTACGTGTACGCCGACAACAACGGCATCATCATTTCGCCCAAACCCCTGGAAATGCCGGCCTGA
- a CDS encoding Rieske (2Fe-2S) protein yields MFVALERLINLQDGYQKTFEVQGRQLLLIVVDQQPILMENRCPHQGAPLHTGTLEGRLLRCSRHGIAFDLVHGRALNAPCPPLQRLPLAYDGDRIGLDL; encoded by the coding sequence ATGTTCGTTGCGCTGGAACGGCTGATCAACCTGCAGGATGGCTATCAGAAGACTTTTGAGGTGCAGGGCCGGCAATTGTTGCTGATCGTCGTTGATCAGCAGCCGATCCTTATGGAAAATCGCTGTCCGCATCAGGGTGCCCCCCTGCACACCGGCACGCTCGAAGGCCGGCTGCTGCGTTGTTCCAGGCACGGCATCGCCTTCGATCTGGTCCATGGCCGTGCGCTCAATGCGCCTTGCCCGCCGTTGCAGCGCTTGCCGCTGGCCTACGACGGCGACCGCATCGGGCTCGATCTGTAA
- a CDS encoding alpha/beta fold hydrolase — protein MQSSSDLFPVALISAELRGDLTEDVYRLKPGNSPDPSVELVLTRLGRFGQEGGRGVPVILVHGSFSNRRFWYSPKGLGLGPYLARVGFDVWIAEMRGHGLSPRNQRYRRNCVADYARYDLPAIAAFVREQNGRVPHWVGHSLGGTTLAAALGGHYLGEENVASAALFGTQISRRYWPLKMPPVEWGGRLLLKRFDVISGSLLKRGPEDEPIGLVLESLRWHGLFGRFGDAERDWWAGLAEVRVPVLAVAAAGDLQDPVWACRKLAAQVPEAYRHFLRLAKDGGFSGDFGHVEMLVSKAAEREVWPLVAYWLEHRRLPIALKAPDSA, from the coding sequence ATGCAAAGCAGTAGCGATCTCTTTCCCGTTGCGCTGATCAGCGCAGAACTCCGTGGCGACCTGACCGAAGATGTCTATCGCCTGAAACCCGGCAACAGTCCGGATCCGAGCGTCGAACTGGTCCTGACCCGCCTCGGCCGTTTCGGCCAGGAAGGCGGTCGTGGTGTGCCGGTGATCCTGGTGCACGGCAGCTTTTCCAATCGCCGTTTCTGGTATTCGCCCAAGGGCCTTGGCCTGGGACCGTACCTGGCGCGCGTCGGATTCGACGTCTGGATCGCCGAGATGCGCGGTCATGGCCTGTCGCCACGCAACCAGCGCTACCGCCGCAATTGCGTGGCCGACTATGCGCGCTATGACCTGCCCGCCATCGCCGCCTTCGTGCGCGAACAGAATGGGCGGGTGCCGCATTGGGTCGGCCATTCCCTCGGGGGTACGACCCTGGCGGCAGCCCTGGGCGGGCATTACCTGGGCGAGGAAAACGTGGCCTCGGCTGCCTTGTTCGGCACCCAGATCAGCCGTCGGTACTGGCCGCTCAAGATGCCGCCGGTGGAGTGGGGTGGGCGCCTGCTGCTCAAGCGTTTCGACGTGATCTCCGGCTCATTGTTGAAGCGCGGGCCAGAAGACGAACCTATCGGCCTGGTGCTGGAAAGCCTGCGCTGGCACGGACTGTTCGGTCGTTTTGGCGATGCCGAGCGAGACTGGTGGGCGGGGTTGGCGGAAGTTCGCGTGCCTGTGCTGGCGGTGGCCGCGGCCGGCGACCTGCAGGACCCCGTCTGGGCCTGCCGCAAGCTGGCGGCGCAGGTGCCGGAGGCGTATCGACATTTCCTCAGGCTGGCGAAGGATGGAGGATTCAGTGGCGACTTCGGTCATGTCGAGATGCTGGTGAGCAAGGCTGCCGAACGCGAGGTCTGGCCCCTGGTGGCGTACTGGCTGGAACATCGGCGTCTGCCGATCGCGCTGAAGGCCCCGGATAGTGCGTAG
- the ppsA gene encoding phosphoenolpyruvate synthase — MVEYVVSLDKLGVHDVEHVGGKNASLGEMISNLAGAGVSVPGGFATTAQAYRDFLEQSGLNDRIHAALDRLDVDDVNALAKTGAEIRQWVMDAEFPARLDAEIRTAFAELAGGNDNLAVAVRSSATAEDLPDASFAGQQETFLNIRGVDNVIRAAKEVFASLFNDRAIAYRVHQGFDHKLVALSAGVQRMVRSETGTAGVMFTLDTESGFRDVVFITAAYGLGETVVQGAVNPDEFYVHKPTLEAGRPAILRRNLGSKAIKMVYGDEAKAGKSVKTVDVERADRARFSLSDAEVTELAKQALIIEKHYGRPMDIEWAKDGDDGKLYIVQARPETVKSRASATVMERYLLKEKGTVLVEGRAIGQRIGAGPVRVIHDVSEMDKVQPGDVLVSDMTDPDWEPVMKRASAIVTNRGGRTCHAAIIARELGIPAVVGCGNATSVLQDGQGVTVSCAEGDTGFIFEGQLGFDVRKNSVDAMPELPFKIMMNVGNPDRAFDFAQLPNEGVGLARLEFIINRMIGVHPKALLNFASLPAEIKESVEKRIAGYSDPVGFYVEKLVEGISTLAAAFWPKKVIVRLSDFKSNEYANLIGGKLYEPEEENPMLGFRGASRYISESFRDCFELECRALKKVRNEMGLTNVEIMVPFVRTLGEASQVVELLASNGLKRGENGLKVIMMCELPSNALLAEEFLEFFDGFSIGSNDLTQLTLGLDRDSGIVAHLFDERNPAVKKLLANAIAACNKAGKYIGICGQGPSDHPDLAKWLMEQGIESVSLNPDSVLDTWFFLAEGQA; from the coding sequence TTGGTAGAGTACGTAGTTTCCCTCGATAAGCTCGGCGTTCACGATGTTGAGCATGTGGGGGGCAAGAACGCATCCCTGGGCGAGATGATCAGCAATCTGGCTGGCGCCGGTGTTTCCGTTCCCGGTGGTTTCGCCACGACCGCCCAGGCCTACCGTGACTTCCTCGAGCAGAGCGGCCTGAACGATCGCATCCACGCGGCTCTCGACCGGCTCGATGTGGATGACGTCAACGCCCTTGCCAAGACCGGCGCGGAAATCCGCCAGTGGGTGATGGACGCCGAGTTCCCGGCGCGTCTGGATGCCGAGATTCGAACCGCCTTCGCCGAGCTGGCCGGGGGCAACGACAACCTGGCTGTGGCCGTGCGTTCCTCCGCCACTGCCGAAGACCTGCCCGACGCTTCCTTCGCCGGCCAGCAGGAAACCTTCCTGAATATCCGTGGCGTGGACAACGTGATCCGCGCCGCCAAGGAGGTATTCGCCTCCCTGTTCAACGACCGTGCCATCGCCTATCGCGTGCACCAGGGCTTCGACCACAAGCTGGTCGCCCTGTCTGCCGGCGTGCAGCGCATGGTCCGCTCGGAAACCGGCACGGCCGGCGTGATGTTCACCCTGGACACCGAGTCCGGTTTCCGTGACGTGGTGTTCATCACCGCCGCCTACGGCCTCGGCGAGACCGTGGTGCAGGGCGCGGTGAACCCCGACGAGTTCTACGTGCACAAGCCGACCCTGGAGGCTGGTCGCCCCGCCATCCTGCGCCGCAACCTGGGCAGCAAGGCGATCAAGATGGTCTATGGCGACGAAGCCAAGGCTGGCAAGTCGGTCAAGACCGTGGACGTGGAACGTGCCGATCGCGCCCGCTTCTCCCTGAGCGATGCCGAAGTGACCGAACTGGCCAAGCAGGCGCTGATCATCGAGAAACACTATGGCCGTCCGATGGACATCGAATGGGCCAAGGACGGTGACGACGGCAAGCTGTACATTGTGCAGGCCCGCCCGGAAACCGTGAAGAGCCGTGCCAGCGCCACCGTGATGGAGCGCTACCTGCTGAAGGAGAAGGGTACGGTCCTGGTGGAAGGTCGCGCCATCGGCCAGCGCATCGGCGCCGGCCCGGTTCGCGTGATCCACGACGTTTCCGAGATGGACAAGGTCCAGCCCGGCGACGTGCTGGTCTCCGATATGACCGACCCGGATTGGGAGCCGGTGATGAAGCGCGCCAGCGCCATCGTCACCAATCGTGGCGGCCGTACCTGCCACGCCGCGATCATCGCACGTGAACTGGGCATCCCGGCCGTGGTCGGCTGCGGCAACGCCACCTCCGTCCTGCAGGATGGCCAGGGCGTGACCGTATCCTGCGCCGAAGGCGACACCGGTTTCATCTTCGAAGGCCAGCTGGGCTTCGACGTGCGCAAGAATTCGGTCGACGCCATGCCCGAGTTGCCGTTCAAGATCATGATGAACGTCGGCAACCCGGATCGTGCCTTCGACTTCGCCCAACTGCCCAACGAGGGCGTGGGCCTGGCGCGCCTGGAGTTCATCATCAACCGCATGATCGGCGTGCACCCGAAGGCGTTGCTGAACTTCGCCAGCCTGCCGGCCGAAATCAAGGAAAGCGTCGAGAAGCGCATCGCCGGCTACAGCGATCCGGTGGGCTTCTACGTCGAGAAGCTGGTGGAGGGTATCAGCACCCTGGCCGCGGCGTTCTGGCCGAAGAAGGTCATCGTGCGCCTGTCCGACTTCAAGTCCAACGAGTACGCCAACCTCATCGGCGGCAAGCTCTACGAGCCGGAAGAAGAAAACCCGATGCTCGGCTTCCGTGGCGCCTCGCGCTACATCAGCGAATCCTTCCGCGACTGCTTCGAGCTGGAATGCCGCGCGCTGAAGAAAGTGCGCAACGAGATGGGCCTGACCAACGTCGAGATCATGGTGCCCTTCGTGCGTACCCTGGGCGAAGCGTCGCAAGTGGTGGAATTGCTGGCCAGCAACGGCCTGAAGCGCGGTGAGAATGGCCTGAAGGTCATCATGATGTGCGAATTGCCGTCCAACGCCCTGCTGGCTGAAGAGTTCCTGGAGTTCTTCGATGGTTTCTCCATCGGCTCCAACGACCTGACCCAGCTGACCCTCGGCCTGGACCGCGATTCCGGGATCGTTGCCCACCTGTTCGACGAGCGTAATCCCGCCGTGAAAAAGCTACTGGCCAATGCCATTGCCGCCTGCAACAAGGCCGGCAAGTACATCGGCATCTGCGGCCAGGGACCTTCCGACCACCCGGACCTGGCCAAGTGGCTGATGGAGCAGGGCATCGAAAGCGTGTCCTTGAATCCCGACTCCGTCCTGGATACCTGGTTCTTCCTGGCGGAAGGGCAGGCCTGA
- the ppsR gene encoding posphoenolpyruvate synthetase regulatory kinase/phosphorylase PpsR has translation MKRTAFFISDGTGITAETLGQSLLAQFETITFNKITRPYIDSVEKARAMVQQINKAAEVDGARPIIFDTIVNQEIRDILATSNGFMIDIFSTFLSPLEQELTSHSSYSVGKSHSIGQHSNYMERIEAVNFALDNDDGARTHYYDKADLILVGVSRCGKTPTCLYMAMQYGIRAANYPLTEEDMERLQLPAALKKYKDKLFGLTIDPDRLTAIRNERKPNSRYASFAQCEFEVREVENLFRREHINFINSTHFSVEEISAKILVEKGVERRLK, from the coding sequence ATGAAACGAACCGCTTTCTTCATCTCCGACGGTACCGGCATCACTGCGGAAACCCTTGGCCAGAGCCTCTTGGCGCAGTTCGAGACCATTACCTTCAACAAGATCACGCGGCCTTATATCGACAGCGTTGAAAAAGCGCGCGCCATGGTACAGCAAATCAACAAGGCTGCGGAGGTTGACGGCGCCCGACCGATCATCTTCGACACCATCGTGAACCAGGAAATCCGTGACATCCTGGCCACTTCCAACGGTTTCATGATCGACATCTTCTCGACCTTCCTTTCGCCGCTGGAACAAGAACTTACCTCACACTCTTCGTACTCCGTCGGCAAGTCCCACTCCATCGGCCAGCACTCCAACTACATGGAGCGGATCGAGGCGGTGAACTTCGCCCTGGACAACGACGACGGCGCCCGCACCCACTACTACGACAAGGCCGACCTGATCCTGGTGGGCGTGTCCCGCTGCGGCAAGACGCCCACCTGCCTGTACATGGCGATGCAGTACGGCATCCGCGCCGCCAACTATCCGCTGACCGAAGAGGACATGGAGCGCCTGCAGCTTCCTGCCGCCCTCAAGAAGTACAAGGACAAGCTGTTCGGGCTGACCATCGACCCCGACCGCCTCACCGCCATCCGCAACGAACGCAAACCCAACAGTCGCTACGCGAGCTTCGCCCAGTGCGAGTTCGAAGTGCGCGAGGTGGAGAACCTGTTCCGCCGCGAGCACATCAATTTCATCAACTCCACCCATTTCTCGGTGGAAGAGATATCCGCCAAGATCCTGGTGGAAAAGGGCGTCGAACGGCGACTCAAGTAA
- the prpF gene encoding 2-methylaconitate cis-trans isomerase PrpF, producing the protein MPHVPQVKIPATYIRGGTSKGVFFRLQDLPERCQVPGAARDALFMRVIGSPDPYSAHIDGMGGATSSTSKCVILSKSAQPDHDVDYLYGQISIDKAFVDWSGNCGNLSTAAGAFALHAGLVDPARIPRDGTCVVRIWQANIQKTIIAHVPVSNGQVQETGDFELDGVTFPAAEIVLEFLDPSDDGEEGGSMFPTGNLVDDLEVPGIGTLKATMITAGIPTVFVNAEEIGYTGTELREHINGNPEALARFEAIRVAGALRMGLIKTAEEAATRQHTPKIAFVAQPRDYLSSSGKEVKAGDVDLLVRALSMGKLHHAMMGTAAVAIGTAAAIPGTLVNLAAGGGERNAVRFGHPSGTLRVGAEAVRVDGEWTVTKAIMSRSARVLMEGWVRVPGDAF; encoded by the coding sequence ATGCCCCACGTACCCCAAGTGAAAATCCCCGCTACTTACATCCGTGGCGGCACCAGCAAGGGCGTGTTCTTCCGCCTGCAGGACCTGCCCGAGCGTTGCCAGGTGCCGGGTGCGGCGCGCGATGCACTGTTCATGCGGGTGATCGGCAGTCCCGATCCTTATTCCGCGCACATCGACGGCATGGGCGGAGCCACCTCCAGTACCAGCAAATGCGTGATCCTGTCGAAGAGCGCTCAGCCCGATCACGATGTGGACTACCTCTACGGGCAGATTTCCATCGACAAGGCCTTCGTCGACTGGAGCGGCAATTGCGGCAACCTGTCCACCGCCGCCGGGGCCTTCGCCCTGCATGCCGGGCTGGTCGACCCGGCGCGCATCCCCCGGGACGGGACCTGTGTGGTGCGCATCTGGCAGGCCAACATTCAGAAAACCATCATCGCCCACGTGCCGGTCAGCAATGGCCAGGTCCAGGAAACCGGCGATTTCGAACTCGATGGCGTGACCTTCCCGGCTGCGGAAATCGTGCTGGAGTTCCTCGATCCGTCCGATGACGGCGAGGAGGGCGGTTCGATGTTCCCTACCGGCAACCTGGTCGACGACCTGGAGGTCCCGGGCATCGGCACGCTGAAGGCGACCATGATCACCGCCGGCATCCCGACCGTCTTCGTCAATGCCGAGGAGATCGGCTACACCGGAACCGAACTGCGCGAGCACATCAACGGCAACCCCGAGGCGCTGGCGCGTTTCGAGGCCATCCGCGTGGCCGGCGCTTTGCGCATGGGCCTGATCAAGACCGCGGAAGAGGCCGCCACCCGGCAGCATACGCCGAAGATCGCCTTCGTGGCCCAGCCCAGGGATTACCTCTCCTCCAGTGGCAAGGAGGTCAAGGCCGGGGACGTCGACCTGCTGGTGCGCGCGCTGTCCATGGGCAAGCTGCACCACGCGATGATGGGCACGGCGGCCGTGGCCATCGGCACTGCCGCGGCCATTCCCGGCACCCTGGTGAACCTGGCGGCTGGCGGGGGTGAGCGCAACGCGGTGCGTTTCGGCCATCCGTCGGGCACCCTGCGCGTCGGAGCCGAGGCGGTCAGGGTGGACGGCGAATGGACAGTGACCAAGGCCATCATGAGCCGCAGCGCCCGCGTGCTGATGGAAGGTTGGGTGCGCGTGCCCGGCGATGCGTTCTGA